A window of Paremcibacter congregatus contains these coding sequences:
- a CDS encoding TonB-dependent receptor, which translates to MSSFKSNMKGMIVSASLRKSLLHTSTALAIALATTTTFAIQAEAQVTTSGMKGVVTSGDATVGNATVVITHTPSGSRKTLTTGTDGVFNISGLRVGGPYSISVTSDQGKAEVEGVYLTLGEMSNVPVALSSSSSTFEEIVVTGSAISGAIKMGMATTIDEERRKGIPATSRELHDFVKIDPLVTIDPTNSNAISIAGSNNRYNSITVDGIKQNDDFGLNNGGFPTQRSPISLDAIDQLAINASPFSAEYGGFTGGNINIVTKSGTNDFHGTAFFTYRDDGLTGTKSKDDDITLDFSEKIWGGTLGGPIVKDKLFFFVGFEKFNSSSPNRFGPAGTNLANEVSGITEAELDRASQIANDVYGFDAGTAADLNSLPESDRKIFAKLDWNINEDHRAAFTYQNTEGNKINPQNQGTSFGGSLSLPSNWYDKNDKMKSYSFQLFSDWSDSFSTEVKIGRKEVETLQEPLKGNEFAQMRIRLASGSSIYLGPDQYRHQNFLSNDGWNFKLKATYYTGDHEVKVGMEYETLDIVNVFNPQSNGVYEFQADAACGTALDCFEARTADTLFYSNATSNNKNDALAEFSNNVMTVFLEDVWTVNEKLTMTMGVRYTRYGTNDEPLLNQTFATKYGFNNNETLDGRDLIAPRVGFNYLVDERTTIRGGVGLFSGGNPNVWISNNYTNDGVTLVNTGTIRSGDALSNVDGFNIHQDALKLISDQAGLGTGSVNYLDPEFKIPSVWKFNLAIDHEFNFGEIMGDGYNVTAEALITTVKQAAHWEELRASAQRKDIDGNDMFAPDGRPIYTRQDRGSFDLGLTNDARGDIKVFTLSMQKQYDSGFDFFGAYTYTDSNDVNPGTSSTATSNYSKIAVSDRENFSLATSNYEVQHRFVLNMNYVKEFIDGYKSRFSMFVTSKSGRPFSYTYDQASSSRDIPFGGGAEFERRDRQLIYVPTSGDSAMCYTGCLVDGAATSSAVTEAEFMAFLSETGLDKYAGEIAPRNSQKNPWITTMDFRFTQEIPGIMDGHKGIFTFDVQNLTNLLNSNWGRLDQVSFPSLSSVGRVSITDDNQYVLTRFYNPTEPWNLNSLASVWKIRLGVRYEF; encoded by the coding sequence ATGAGCAGTTTTAAATCTAACATGAAGGGTATGATTGTGAGCGCGTCGCTCAGGAAGTCCCTTCTCCATACATCTACGGCATTGGCCATTGCGCTCGCCACCACGACTACCTTCGCCATTCAGGCTGAAGCACAGGTCACAACGTCCGGGATGAAGGGTGTTGTAACATCCGGTGATGCAACGGTCGGAAATGCGACTGTTGTGATTACTCATACACCTTCAGGTTCTCGTAAAACTCTGACAACCGGAACAGACGGTGTTTTTAATATTTCTGGTCTGCGTGTTGGCGGTCCGTACAGTATTTCCGTTACATCCGATCAAGGGAAAGCCGAAGTAGAAGGTGTTTATCTGACGTTGGGTGAGATGTCGAATGTTCCTGTCGCCCTTTCAAGTTCTTCGTCAACATTCGAAGAAATTGTCGTTACGGGCAGTGCTATATCCGGCGCCATTAAAATGGGTATGGCGACAACGATTGATGAGGAACGCCGTAAAGGCATCCCTGCTACCTCACGCGAATTACATGATTTTGTGAAAATTGACCCCTTGGTCACTATTGATCCGACCAACAGTAACGCGATCAGTATTGCAGGTTCAAATAACCGTTATAACAGCATCACTGTTGACGGAATTAAGCAAAATGATGACTTTGGATTGAATAATGGCGGATTTCCGACCCAGCGCAGCCCAATATCCCTAGACGCGATTGATCAGTTGGCTATTAACGCTTCACCATTTTCAGCTGAATATGGTGGCTTTACGGGCGGTAACATCAATATCGTAACGAAATCAGGGACCAATGACTTTCATGGAACGGCATTTTTTACTTACCGTGATGATGGCTTGACAGGTACGAAAAGCAAAGACGATGATATTACACTGGATTTCAGTGAAAAAATATGGGGTGGTACACTTGGGGGCCCAATCGTAAAAGATAAACTGTTTTTCTTTGTTGGTTTTGAGAAGTTTAACTCTTCCTCTCCTAACCGTTTTGGACCTGCGGGTACCAATCTTGCGAACGAAGTCTCCGGCATTACAGAAGCAGAACTTGATCGTGCTTCACAAATTGCAAATGACGTTTATGGGTTTGATGCAGGAACGGCTGCTGATTTGAACAGTCTTCCCGAAAGTGACCGTAAGATCTTTGCGAAGCTGGATTGGAATATTAATGAAGATCATCGCGCGGCATTCACCTATCAGAACACCGAAGGCAATAAAATCAATCCTCAGAACCAGGGAACAAGTTTTGGAGGGTCATTATCCTTACCGTCAAACTGGTATGATAAAAATGATAAAATGAAATCATACAGCTTCCAGCTATTCTCTGATTGGTCTGATAGTTTTTCGACTGAAGTGAAAATTGGCCGTAAGGAAGTTGAAACCTTACAGGAGCCTTTGAAAGGCAACGAGTTTGCCCAAATGCGAATTCGTCTTGCCTCTGGGTCAAGCATTTATTTGGGACCAGATCAGTATCGTCATCAAAATTTCCTGAGCAATGACGGTTGGAATTTCAAGTTAAAAGCAACATACTATACTGGCGATCATGAAGTCAAAGTCGGTATGGAATATGAAACACTAGATATTGTGAATGTGTTCAATCCACAGAGTAACGGGGTTTACGAATTCCAGGCGGATGCTGCTTGTGGTACGGCGCTAGATTGTTTCGAGGCGCGTACGGCTGATACTTTGTTCTATAGCAATGCGACATCAAATAATAAGAATGATGCGCTGGCGGAATTTAGCAACAATGTGATGACTGTGTTCCTCGAAGATGTGTGGACGGTGAACGAAAAACTGACCATGACAATGGGGGTCCGTTATACCCGTTACGGTACGAACGATGAGCCGTTATTGAACCAAACCTTCGCGACAAAATATGGCTTTAACAATAATGAAACTCTTGACGGACGTGACTTGATTGCGCCGCGGGTTGGTTTTAACTATCTGGTTGATGAAAGAACGACTATTCGCGGTGGTGTCGGCTTATTCAGTGGTGGTAATCCGAATGTCTGGATTTCAAACAATTACACTAATGACGGCGTGACTCTGGTGAACACTGGTACAATCCGCAGCGGTGATGCGCTTTCCAATGTGGATGGTTTTAACATTCATCAAGATGCTCTCAAATTAATTTCCGATCAGGCCGGTTTGGGAACGGGGAGTGTGAATTATCTGGATCCAGAATTCAAAATTCCGTCCGTTTGGAAGTTTAATCTGGCTATTGACCATGAATTCAATTTCGGTGAAATCATGGGTGATGGCTACAATGTGACGGCTGAGGCCTTGATTACGACTGTCAAGCAAGCGGCCCATTGGGAAGAATTGCGTGCATCAGCGCAGAGAAAAGATATTGACGGTAATGATATGTTTGCGCCGGATGGTCGTCCTATTTATACTCGTCAAGACCGTGGGAGTTTCGACCTGGGGCTGACCAATGACGCTCGTGGTGATATCAAAGTATTTACACTTTCCATGCAGAAGCAATACGATAGTGGTTTTGATTTCTTCGGGGCTTATACATATACAGACTCAAATGATGTAAATCCTGGTACCAGCTCAACAGCGACCTCGAACTATAGTAAGATTGCGGTTTCTGATCGTGAAAATTTCTCGTTGGCGACTTCAAACTATGAAGTGCAGCATCGATTTGTCTTGAACATGAATTATGTTAAGGAATTCATTGACGGGTACAAGTCACGCTTCTCCATGTTTGTGACATCTAAATCTGGTCGGCCGTTCAGCTATACTTACGATCAGGCAAGCAGCAGTCGTGATATTCCATTTGGTGGTGGTGCTGAATTCGAACGCCGTGACCGTCAGTTGATTTATGTGCCAACATCTGGTGATTCCGCCATGTGTTACACGGGTTGTTTAGTCGACGGAGCCGCCACGTCAAGTGCAGTGACGGAAGCAGAATTTATGGCTTTCTTGTCAGAAACGGGCCTGGATAAATATGCAGGGGAAATTGCCCCGCGTAATTCTCAGAAGAACCCTTGGATTACGACTATGGACTTCCGCTTCACGCAGGAAATTCCGGGTATTATGGATGGCCATAAAGGTATCTTTACCTTTGATGTCCAGAATCTGACCAATCTGTTGAACAGCAATTGGGGTCGTCTGGATCAGGTTAGCTTCCCAAGTTTGAGTTCCGTTGGGCGCGTGTCTATCACAGATGATAATCAATATGTTCTGACACGCTTCTATAATCCGACAGAGCCTTGGAATTTGAACTCATTGGCTTCTGTCTGGAAAATTCGTCTTGGGGTTCGTTACGAATTCTAA
- a CDS encoding lysophospholipid acyltransferase family protein yields the protein MISAKNLLRTYYPTLESRPTLFKIACAAARFMIREQDFQAFAKLHPEARGLCFIDLVMEHFDFDMVLSEEDRIRIPSRGRVVIVANHPIGSLDGLGLLRLVSHIRRDVKIVANERLSAIKPIEDLIFTVDNMTGNTSRQQITAIHQHLNKDGAVIIFPAGEVSRMGPRGVRDGKWRKGFLRMARATHAPILPVFVQARNSIPFYLTSMLFKRLSAALLVREMFGQARKKVPVRVGDLVDYGSISAPGTNDKALAKLFRSHVERIGKGKKGLFKTMRAIGRPESEIDVFRDLGHQKILGQTPDGKIIYLARDIAGTSLLREIGRLREETFRAVGEGTGKAYDCDEYDLDYYHLVLWDEKDAEIAGAYRFCDTRKLIAEKGPEALYTHRLFELGDEMTPYLAEGLELGRSFVQPKYWGKRSLEYLWIGMGAFLREHPNYRYLFGAVSISNQLPQGAQDLMVYFYRLYFQQRDGVVASRYPYHFKQRSIEDLAQTFDGGDYATDFKRLKALLANMGVAVPTLYKQYTELTEPGGSQFFDFGSDPGFSDAVDGMVMVDLTLLKPKKRARYMGDNWSMAEKDHMRITPAS from the coding sequence GTGATTTCGGCCAAGAATCTTCTTAGAACCTATTATCCCACTCTGGAATCACGTCCGACATTATTCAAGATTGCCTGCGCTGCCGCCCGCTTTATGATCCGGGAACAAGACTTTCAGGCCTTTGCGAAATTGCACCCGGAAGCCAGGGGGCTCTGTTTTATTGATCTGGTGATGGAACATTTTGATTTTGATATGGTTTTGTCAGAAGAAGACCGCATCCGTATTCCCTCTCGTGGGCGGGTGGTGATTGTTGCCAACCATCCGATTGGCTCTTTGGACGGGCTGGGGTTGTTGCGGTTGGTTTCTCATATTCGACGGGACGTGAAGATCGTGGCGAATGAACGTTTGAGCGCCATAAAGCCGATTGAAGATTTGATCTTCACCGTCGATAATATGACCGGTAACACCAGTCGCCAGCAAATTACCGCCATTCATCAACATCTGAACAAAGACGGCGCCGTGATTATCTTTCCTGCCGGTGAAGTATCCCGTATGGGGCCGCGTGGGGTGCGCGATGGCAAATGGCGCAAGGGGTTCCTGCGGATGGCGCGTGCGACCCATGCACCGATCCTGCCGGTGTTTGTTCAGGCGCGCAATTCCATTCCGTTCTATTTGACCTCGATGTTGTTTAAACGGTTGTCGGCGGCGTTACTTGTGCGGGAAATGTTCGGTCAGGCACGGAAAAAAGTCCCGGTCAGGGTTGGGGACCTGGTTGACTATGGCAGCATTTCGGCCCCGGGGACGAATGACAAGGCATTGGCCAAACTCTTCCGGTCACATGTGGAACGGATCGGCAAAGGAAAAAAAGGCCTGTTCAAAACGATGCGCGCCATTGGCCGCCCTGAAAGCGAGATCGACGTTTTCCGGGATCTGGGGCATCAGAAAATTCTGGGTCAGACACCAGATGGTAAAATCATTTATCTTGCCAGGGATATCGCCGGTACAAGCCTTTTACGGGAAATTGGACGCCTGCGGGAAGAAACCTTTCGCGCGGTTGGCGAGGGTACCGGAAAGGCGTATGATTGCGATGAATATGATCTGGATTATTATCACCTGGTGCTATGGGACGAAAAAGATGCGGAGATTGCCGGAGCATATCGTTTTTGTGATACGCGCAAACTGATCGCGGAGAAGGGACCAGAAGCGCTTTATACTCACCGTCTGTTTGAACTGGGGGATGAAATGACCCCATATCTGGCGGAGGGTCTGGAACTTGGCCGCAGTTTTGTCCAGCCGAAATACTGGGGCAAGCGCAGTCTGGAGTATCTCTGGATTGGGATGGGCGCTTTCCTGCGGGAACACCCGAATTACCGTTATTTGTTTGGTGCGGTAAGTATTTCCAATCAGTTGCCACAAGGCGCGCAGGACCTGATGGTTTATTTCTACCGGCTTTATTTTCAACAGCGCGACGGGGTGGTGGCTTCCCGCTATCCCTATCATTTCAAGCAGAGATCAATTGAAGATCTGGCGCAAACGTTCGACGGAGGTGATTATGCGACGGACTTTAAACGCCTGAAAGCCTTGTTGGCCAACATGGGGGTTGCGGTGCCAACTTTGTATAAGCAATATACAGAACTGACCGAACCCGGCGGCAGCCAGTTTTTTGATTTTGGTTCGGACCCGGGATTCTCGGATGCAGTGGACGGTATGGTGATGGTGGATCTGACGTTGCTGAAGCCTAAAAAGAGGGCCCGTTATATGGGGGATAACTGGTCAATGGCGGAAAAAGATCACATGCGGATTACGCCTGCTTCTTGA
- a CDS encoding cytochrome C oxidase subunit IV family protein: MNFQSPPPRALVFCWLFLLLLTLASMLSGQATRLITLSAPMIFTLGLITWGKALLMLRYYLNLKAASRGWNKAFGGYLFIVTGLLTAIFLIGKT, encoded by the coding sequence ATGAATTTTCAAAGCCCCCCGCCTCGCGCTCTTGTTTTCTGCTGGCTTTTTTTGCTGCTGCTCACCCTGGCCAGCATGTTGTCCGGTCAGGCAACACGCCTGATCACATTAAGCGCCCCCATGATCTTCACCCTTGGCCTCATCACCTGGGGCAAAGCACTGTTAATGTTGCGCTACTATTTGAATCTGAAGGCCGCATCCCGTGGATGGAACAAGGCTTTTGGCGGATATCTTTTCATCGTGACAGGTCTGTTGACGGCTATCTTTCTGATCGGCAAAACATAA
- a CDS encoding NupC/NupG family nucleoside CNT transporter codes for MPYISIVGIMVLLGLAYLLSGDKKNINLRVVGSAFLLQLAVAAFVLVVPFGKDMLTAMSNGVNQVINYSNVGIEFLFGGLADMDNVGFVFVVKVLPIIIFASALMSVLYYLHIMQWVVKIFGGALHKIIGTKRVESLCAAANIFLGQTEAPLVVRPYLGRISDAQFFTVMVSGLASISGTILAGYAALGVEMQYLIAASFMAAPGGLLMAKIIMPDPDPEENETEILDVDSFDDAHKPANVIEAAANGAADGLKLAANIGAMLLAFVALIAMLNGMLGGIGGWFDYPELTFNLILGKIFAPLMYVLGIPWAEADIAGNLIGTKLILNEFVGYVELAKLPDGALSPYSVMVVTFALCGFANLSSIAILMGGFGVLVPERRHLIAKWGLKAVAAGSLSNLMSAALAGLLIGF; via the coding sequence ATGCCATATATCAGTATCGTGGGAATTATGGTGCTTCTGGGGCTGGCGTATCTCTTGTCGGGGGACAAGAAAAATATCAATCTTCGGGTGGTGGGCAGTGCCTTCCTGTTGCAATTGGCGGTGGCGGCCTTTGTGCTGGTGGTGCCTTTTGGCAAGGATATGCTGACGGCGATGTCGAATGGCGTCAATCAGGTGATCAATTATTCGAATGTGGGGATCGAATTTCTGTTTGGCGGACTGGCCGATATGGATAATGTCGGCTTTGTTTTTGTCGTCAAGGTTCTGCCGATCATCATTTTCGCCTCGGCCCTGATGTCGGTGCTCTACTATCTGCATATTATGCAATGGGTGGTGAAGATCTTTGGCGGCGCGCTGCATAAGATCATTGGCACCAAGCGGGTCGAATCTCTCTGCGCGGCGGCCAATATCTTCCTCGGTCAGACGGAGGCCCCTCTGGTGGTGCGCCCCTATCTCGGCAGGATCAGCGATGCCCAGTTCTTTACCGTCATGGTTTCTGGTCTGGCGTCGATTTCCGGCACCATTCTTGCGGGTTATGCGGCGCTTGGGGTCGAGATGCAATATCTGATCGCGGCGAGCTTTATGGCGGCGCCGGGTGGATTGCTGATGGCCAAGATCATCATGCCCGATCCGGATCCGGAAGAAAACGAGACCGAAATTCTCGACGTGGACAGCTTTGACGACGCCCATAAGCCGGCCAATGTGATCGAGGCGGCGGCCAATGGCGCGGCCGACGGTTTGAAACTCGCAGCCAATATCGGCGCGATGCTGTTGGCCTTTGTTGCCCTGATCGCGATGCTGAATGGCATGCTCGGCGGCATTGGCGGGTGGTTCGACTATCCGGAATTGACGTTTAATTTGATTCTCGGCAAGATTTTTGCGCCGTTGATGTATGTGCTGGGCATTCCCTGGGCTGAAGCCGATATTGCCGGTAATCTGATCGGCACCAAGCTGATCCTTAATGAATTTGTTGGATACGTAGAGCTGGCCAAATTGCCAGACGGGGCGCTCAGCCCATATTCGGTGATGGTGGTGACCTTTGCCTTGTGTGGTTTCGCTAACCTGAGCTCTATTGCTATTCTGATGGGCGGCTTTGGTGTCTTGGTGCCGGAACGGCGTCACCTGATTGCCAAGTGGGGGCTGAAGGCGGTGGCTGCCGGGTCTTTGTCCAATCTGATGAGCGCCGCGCTCGCAGGATTATTGATCGGGTTTTGA
- a CDS encoding cytochrome c oxidase subunit 3 family protein has translation MNAHPTNPPQSGHGTGGWGALSRLPGNPMMWILIWSELVVFGIFFAGFAIAHILQPDVFISGQNSLNRFLGGLNTMVLITSGLCAALAVHAQQAAKTTRMRLWLAGAIGLGIVFLGVKYLEYAEKLTQGIGLDTNTFYTLYFLMTGFHALHVVFGIFILIIIGWKNSNENLEIGASFWHMVDLIWIILYPLVYLLR, from the coding sequence ATGAACGCTCACCCGACAAATCCCCCTCAGTCCGGTCATGGCACTGGCGGCTGGGGCGCCCTCTCCCGTCTGCCCGGTAACCCCATGATGTGGATTTTGATCTGGAGCGAGCTTGTTGTCTTTGGTATTTTTTTCGCGGGTTTTGCCATAGCCCATATACTGCAGCCGGATGTCTTTATCAGCGGTCAGAATAGCCTGAACAGGTTCCTTGGGGGCCTGAACACCATGGTGCTGATCACCAGCGGCCTTTGTGCCGCCTTGGCGGTCCACGCCCAGCAAGCCGCAAAAACAACCCGCATGCGGCTATGGCTTGCCGGCGCCATCGGACTGGGCATTGTCTTCCTTGGGGTCAAATATCTTGAGTATGCAGAAAAATTGACCCAAGGAATTGGTCTGGATACCAATACATTTTATACCCTCTATTTTCTGATGACCGGTTTCCACGCCCTGCATGTTGTTTTTGGTATTTTCATCCTGATTATTATCGGGTGGAAGAACAGCAACGAGAACCTCGAGATCGGCGCCAGCTTCTGGCATATGGTTGACCTGATCTGGATCATTCTCTACCCGCTTGTCTATTTGCTGCGCTAG
- a CDS encoding endonuclease/exonuclease/phosphatase family protein — protein sequence MNHHRRLRHILIGVSFTALMAANAHATPFINEIHYDNSGADTGEFIEIAVESGFDLTGWSLSLYNGNGGGTYGSSVSLSGLSYGNAFNGYHFAAIDYPSNGIQNGAPDGIALISNTGTLHQFISYEGAFDGTSGAATGVSSADIGVRETSSTAIGHSLQLGDSGWQDPQASTKGAANTNQTQFTNGLTIGGQGDTGGGDGGGGEPAVEAAIYDIQGAGHKSAMEGQTVATSGIVTAVTSSGYYIQDPTGDGNGDTSDAVYVYTGSSNPPTVSVGDEVRIQGEVTEYARRSNELTLTEITNSQVIEVVSSGNSLPAALSLSAPTTHIDTDGLGSFNPATDGIDYYESVEGMRVVLDNAQAVDATNRYGELYAVNSATATGMNDRGGITLDEGDFNPEKIQIDDTALNGNSPQAQMGDSLGSVAGVMSYSYGNFELLATEAVTATDGGLAPEVSQIVAADDRLTVASYNVENLAAGDGRIAEFGQQIVNNLNSPDIIGLQEIQDNNGTGSGELSASQTYADLIQAIKDAGGPEYAVAALDPEAMNSTGGQGNGNIRNGFLYRVDRVDVKDVSFIDGYDTDTYIDPAGVEKGSFSSSRPPLVGTFMFNGQEVTIVNNHARSRGGSDPLFSANQPINTGKPEKRNAEMAFVNAFIKDMLDQMPGANVIALGDMNAFWFEEALALLAGQELFNLATLFAEEERYSTIFEGVSQALDHILVSGSLFGSALFDYVHLNSGFLSQLSDHDPLLASFRIARISEPGQMLLILMGLVALYRRRQSQLMA from the coding sequence ATGAACCATCATCGCAGACTGCGCCATATCCTGATTGGCGTTTCCTTTACCGCGCTTATGGCGGCCAACGCCCACGCGACGCCATTCATCAATGAAATCCATTACGACAACAGTGGCGCGGACACCGGGGAATTTATTGAAATCGCCGTAGAATCCGGCTTTGACCTAACCGGGTGGTCACTCAGTCTTTATAACGGCAATGGTGGCGGCACCTACGGCAGCAGCGTCAGCCTGTCAGGCCTCAGTTACGGCAATGCTTTCAACGGCTATCATTTCGCCGCCATTGATTATCCTTCAAACGGCATTCAGAACGGCGCACCAGACGGCATCGCCCTGATCAGCAATACCGGCACCTTACACCAGTTCATCAGCTATGAAGGCGCGTTCGACGGCACAAGCGGTGCGGCCACGGGCGTTTCCAGCGCAGATATTGGCGTGCGCGAGACCAGCAGCACGGCAATTGGTCACTCCCTGCAACTGGGGGATAGCGGTTGGCAAGACCCGCAGGCGAGCACCAAAGGCGCCGCCAATACCAACCAGACTCAATTCACCAACGGCTTGACCATTGGCGGCCAAGGCGATACTGGCGGCGGCGATGGCGGGGGCGGTGAGCCCGCGGTAGAAGCCGCGATCTATGATATTCAGGGGGCGGGTCATAAATCCGCCATGGAAGGCCAGACGGTCGCCACATCGGGTATCGTTACCGCCGTGACCAGCAGCGGTTATTACATCCAGGACCCCACCGGCGACGGCAATGGTGACACGTCTGACGCGGTCTATGTCTATACCGGCAGCAGCAATCCTCCCACGGTATCCGTAGGGGATGAAGTTCGTATTCAGGGGGAGGTCACTGAATATGCCCGGAGAAGCAATGAACTGACCCTGACCGAGATCACAAATTCCCAGGTCATCGAAGTGGTCTCCAGCGGCAACAGTCTGCCGGCAGCCCTCAGCCTCTCGGCCCCGACAACCCATATCGATACAGACGGCCTCGGCAGCTTCAACCCGGCGACAGACGGCATTGATTATTACGAGAGCGTCGAAGGCATGCGCGTCGTGCTCGACAATGCCCAGGCCGTGGACGCCACCAACCGCTACGGCGAACTTTATGCCGTCAATAGCGCCACCGCCACCGGCATGAATGATCGGGGCGGCATCACCCTTGATGAGGGCGACTTCAACCCGGAAAAGATCCAGATTGATGACACCGCCCTTAACGGCAACAGCCCACAGGCCCAGATGGGTGATAGCCTGGGCAGCGTCGCCGGCGTGATGAGCTATTCCTACGGCAATTTCGAGCTTCTGGCGACAGAAGCCGTCACCGCCACCGACGGTGGCCTTGCCCCGGAAGTCAGCCAGATTGTCGCCGCCGATGACCGCCTGACGGTTGCCAGCTATAATGTGGAAAATCTTGCTGCCGGAGACGGCCGCATCGCCGAGTTCGGTCAGCAGATTGTTAACAACCTCAACAGCCCGGATATCATCGGCCTGCAGGAAATTCAGGACAATAATGGCACCGGCAGTGGTGAACTTAGCGCCAGCCAGACCTATGCCGACCTGATTCAGGCGATCAAGGACGCGGGCGGTCCGGAATATGCAGTCGCAGCCCTTGATCCGGAAGCCATGAACAGCACCGGCGGCCAGGGCAATGGCAACATCCGCAATGGCTTCCTCTATCGGGTGGACCGGGTTGACGTCAAAGACGTCTCCTTTATCGACGGCTATGACACGGACACCTATATTGACCCGGCTGGCGTTGAAAAAGGCTCCTTCTCCAGTTCCCGTCCGCCGCTTGTCGGCACCTTCATGTTCAACGGTCAGGAAGTGACCATTGTCAACAACCATGCCCGGTCCCGCGGTGGCTCTGATCCGCTGTTCAGCGCCAATCAGCCGATCAATACGGGCAAGCCTGAAAAACGCAACGCCGAAATGGCTTTCGTCAACGCCTTTATCAAGGATATGCTCGATCAGATGCCCGGCGCCAATGTCATCGCGCTTGGCGATATGAACGCCTTCTGGTTTGAAGAGGCCTTGGCCCTGCTTGCCGGACAAGAACTGTTCAACCTGGCGACCCTATTCGCGGAGGAAGAACGCTACTCCACCATCTTCGAAGGGGTTTCTCAGGCGCTGGATCACATTCTGGTATCCGGCTCGCTGTTTGGCTCGGCCCTGTTTGATTATGTCCATCTCAACAGCGGCTTCCTGAGCCAACTGTCGGACCATGATCCCCTGCTCGCCAGCTTCCGCATTGCGCGGATCAGTGAGCCCGGTCAGATGCTGCTGATCCTGATGGGACTGGTGGCGCTATACCGCAGACGCCAAAGTCAATTGATGGCGTAA